One Capsicum annuum cultivar UCD-10X-F1 chromosome 2, UCD10Xv1.1, whole genome shotgun sequence genomic window carries:
- the LOC107857537 gene encoding protein CLMP1, with protein MGKSGGKKKKGGVSQNQGAVGENHKPVVNGTIDLDSSIFLKRAHELKEEGNKRFQAKDYVGALQQYDNALKLTPKNHPERAVFHSNRAACVMQMKPIDYDSVISECTMALQVQPHFVRAFLRRARALEAVGKYEMAMQDVQMLLDADGNHRDALEIAARLSMVLGPRQDTQQDLHSRPSPAALGASAVGAASIAGLGPCLPSQSMSKKPVPSTGATIVSVNSKPDKPSQAKVQLPRVSLKPSNSPSKPNVSPSRDDQKHRASTSASMTAHRHSKDVVIRWRPLKLVYDHDIRLAQMPVNCSFRVLRDIVMKRFPMSKSVLVKYKDSDDDLVTITCTNELRLAEYWVDSLVTKNPDADEGDSIGMLRLHIVEVTPEQEPALLEEEERPVESEETIADESGSHSSLSDSMVETLDSEINKSEKGITKEKITTEDPECKEGEMDDWLFEFAQLFRTHVGIDSDAHIDLHELGMELSSEALEETVTSEAAQALFDKAALKFQEVAALAFFNWGNVHMCAAKKRMPIDDSASKETMATELQAAYDWVKEKYSLAKEKYEEALLIKPDFYEGLLALGQQQFEMAKLQWSFVLAKKEDLSNWDPTETLTLFKSAEEKMKAATQMWEKLEELRANELKDPSTSKKDELLRRRKKQGGSPEGEVSATGGPGEISADEAAQQAAVMRSQIHLFWGNMLFEQSQVECKLGLTGWKENLDTAVERFKLAGASEIDISTVLKNHCSNEEATQGSQEMVIILKTEGNNVNDKNDASKV; from the coding sequence ATGGGAAAATCTGGTGGTAAGAAGAAAAAAGGTGGTGTTAGTCAGAATCAAGGGGCTGTAGGGGAGAATCATAAGCCTGTTGTTAATGGTACTATTGATTTGGACTCATCAATTTTCTTAAAAAGAGCCCATGAGCTGAAAGAAGAGGGAAACAAAAGGTTTCAGGCTAAGGATTATGTTGGTGCTTTGCAGCAATATGACAATGCTCTCAAACTTACACCGAAAAATCACCCAGAAAGAGCCGTGTTCCATAGCAACAGAGCGGCTTGTGTGATGCAAATGAAACCCATAGATTATGATTCTGTTATTTCCGAGTGTACTATGGCACTTCAGGTTCAGCCTCATTTTGTTCGAGCTTTTCTACGAAGGGCCCGTGCACTTGAGGCTGTCGGCAAGTATGAAATGGCAATGCAAGATGTGCAAATGCTATTGGATGCTGATGGGAATCACCGGGATGCTTTGGAAATTGCAGCACGATTGAGTATGGTACTTGGTCCTCGCCAGGATACCCAGCAAGACCTCCACAGCCGCCCATCTCCTGCTGCACTTGGTGCATCTGCAGTGGGTGCGGCCTCTATTGCCGGTCTAGGACCGTGTTTACCTTCTCAATCAATGTCTAAGAAGCCAGTACCTTCAACTGGGGCTACGATTGTATCAGTTAATAGTAAACCAGATAAGCCCTCTCAGGCCAAAGTTCAGTTGCCAAGGGTTTCCCTGAAGCCTTCAAATAGTCCTTCTAAACCTAATGTAAGTCCTAGTAGGGATGATCAGAAGCACCGGGCTTCTACATCAGCATCAATGACAGCCCATAGACATTCTAAAGATGTTGTGATCCGTTGGAGGCCATTGAAACTTGTTTATGATCATGATATAAGGCTTGCCCAAATGCCTGTTAACTGCAGTTTTAGAGTCTTGAGGGATATTGTTATGAAACGGTTTCCAATGTCAAAGTCTGTTCTTGTTAAATACAAGGACAGTGATGATGATTTAGTAACTATTACCTGTACGAATGAGCTTAGATTGGCCGAGTACTGGGTTGATAGTCTTGTAACAAAAAACCCTGATGCAGATGAAGGTGACTCCATTGGGATGTTGAGATTGCATATTGTCGAGGTGACTCCTGAACAAGAACCAGCTTTGTTGGAAGAGGAAGAGAGGCCTGTTGAGAGTGAGGAGACTATAGCAGATGAGAGTGGATCCCACTCTTCACTTAGTGATTCCATGGTGGAAACTCTGGACAGTGAAATTAATAAGTCAGAGAAGGGTATTACCAAAGAGAAAATCACAACAGAAGATCCTGAGTGCAAGGAAGGTGAGATGGATGATTGGTTGTTCGAGTTTGCTCAGTTATTCAGGACTCATGTTGGCATTGATTCGGATGCTCACATTGACCTGCATGAGCTTGGAATGGAGCTTAGCTCTGAAGCCCTTGAGGAGACTGTGACAAGTGAAGCGGCTCAAGCTCTTTTTGACAAGGCTGCCTTAAAGTTTCAGGAAGTGGCTGCTCTGGCTTTTTTCAACTGGGGAAATGTTCACATGTGTGCGGCGAAGAAACGAATGCCAATTGATGATTCTGCTTCAAAGGAGACGATGGCTACTGAGCTTCAAGCAGCATATGACTgggtgaaagaaaaatattctctgGCCAAAGAGAAGTATGAGGAGGCTCTCTTGATTAAACCAGACTTTTATGAGGGGTTGCTGGCATTAGGGCAGCAGCAATTTGAAATGGCAAAACTCCAATGGTCCTTTGTGCTGGCTAAGAAAGAGGACCTGTCTAATTGGGATCCTACTGAGACACTTACTCTATTTAAAAGTGCAGAAGAGAAAATGAAAGCAGCGACTCAGATGTGGGAAAAGCTAGAGGAGCTGAGGGCTAATGAACTGAAGGATCCTAGTACAAGCAAGAAGGATGAACTACTAAGGAGAAGGAAGAAACAGGGAGGTAGTCCTGAAGGTGAGGTGTCAGCTACAGGTGGTCCTGGTGAAATTTCAGCTGATGAGGCTGCACAGCAAGCTGCTGTAATGCGATCTCAAATACATTTATTTTGGGGTAATATGCTTTTTGAGCAGTCTCAAGTTGAGTGTAAATTGGGATTGACTGGTTGGAAAGAGAACCTTGACACTGCAGTTGAACGATTTAAGCTTGCTGGAGCTTCTGAAATTGACATCTCAACAGTTCTGAAGAATCATTGTTCCAATGAAGAAGCTACTCAGGGATCTCAGGAAATGGTTATTATCCTGAAGACTGAGGGGAATAATGTTAATGACAAAAATGATGCTAGTAAAGTTTAG